CGCTCGACGCTGGATCGCATTGCCAAAAATAAATTGCGTGACCAGTTGCCGACCATGGAAGCGGATAAACCAGGCAACACATAGACCGATAGCTGTTAATAAAAAATCTTAGGAGTACTTCAATGGGTTGGGTAGAAAGTTTTGTTCTTCTGTTTGCGACCATCAATGGAATGAAGTCCGCCATTCTCAGTTTGGCGATGACCAGAAACGCTGACGCCAGTTTGAAGCGCGCTATCGCCTTCCGGACTGTCATGATTTCGACAATAGTTTGCATCCTGTTTGCGTTGGCCGGGGCCGCTATTCTCGGGGGATTGAAAATCACGGTTGAAGCCCTGTTGATCGCCGGCGGCGCCATCCTGTTTGTGTTTGCACTTAACATGGTTATTGCAGAAGAGAAGAACGCACCTGCAGATGCACCACCGCCCGTCCCATCACTGGATATAGCAGCTTATCCACTGGCAGTGCCGCTGATGGCCTCGCCACAGGGCCTTGTTGCCATTGTGGCCATTGAGGCGACTCTTCATCAGGGGTTTACCAGGGAGGCAATCATCGACGTTGGAACCCTCGTCGGACTCATACTTCTCATCATGGCGATCAACCTCGGCATTCTGCTGGGCGCTGAACGTATTTTTGCCAAGATTTCTCCGGCAATTCTCAAGGTGGTTATGCGCATTGTCGGCTTGCTGCTCTGTGCGCTGGCAGTGCAATTAATGATTTCGGGGTTTGATGGCTTGGGTTTAATTCCCCCCAAGGTGGAGAGTTTGTGAAGTTAACGCCAGACAGTTTTTCAACATCTAGCGAAGGAGAAAAAAATGAATGAGTACCAATTTGTTACAACGGAACAAAAAGGCAATGTTGGCATAGTCACGTTTAATCGCCCCGACGCAATGAATGCACTGAACGAGCAGGTTGCTATGGATGTCACCGACGCTCTAAAAGAATTTGATGGCAATAGCAGCATCGGCTGCATGATTTTGGCGGGTGGCGACAAGGCCTTCTGTGCGGGTGCCGACCTTAAATGGATTGCATCGCAGGATTTTGAGAAGGCCTATCGCACAGATCTCGGTGCCTACATGGACCAAGTGGCCGAGTTGCGTAAACCAGTGATTGCCGCCGTGCGTGGTTACGCCTTCGGAGGTGGTACAGAAATATCACTGATGTGTGACCTGATCATTGCGGATACCACGGCGGTTTTTGGTTTGCCAGAGGTCACCTTGGGTGTCATTCCCGGTGCCGGCGGCCCAGCGCGATTAACGCGGGCGGTGGGCAAGGCCAAGGCCATGTATTACGTGTTAACGGGAGACACCATCAAAGCCGCAGAAGCCGAACGCATGGGAATGATCACTGCGGTCACTGAAGACGGAAAACATCTTGAGGAGGCCATTAAAGTTGCTACGGCCATAGCATGCAATCCAAGACTTGCCGTATTAGCTGGAAAGGAATCAGTAAATCAGCAAGCGGAAACCCCGCTTATTCCCGGTTTAAAACTCGAGCGTCGCCTGTTTCACGGTTTGTTCAGTACCCCCGACCAGAAAGAAGGCATGGCAGCATTTGCCGAAAAGCGTAAACCCGAGTACACGAAATACTAATCACTCCATGACTAAAACGAGGAGCAGAAGTTATGCAAAAAGTAATTGTTGAAAAATCAAATGGCATCGTTTACGTAAAAATTAACCGACCTGATGTGCTTAACGCTTGCGATGGCGATACCTATAACGCAATTGCCGATGCCTGGGAGGAATTGGAAAACGACCCTGAATTACGTGTCGGAATTGTCAGCGGCGAAGGTCGTTCGTTTTGTGTTGGCACCGATATCAAATGGGTCAAGTCGCCAGATGCAGAGGGGTTTGTTGATCGCCTTTACCCGCGCTTGCTGACTCTCACCAAACCGGTTATTGCCGCTATCCAAGGTCACTGCAATGGTGGCGGTCTGGAGCAGGTGTTGGCGGCCGATATTCGGGTGTGTACGGAAGATGCACATTTTGGCTCCGGAGAAGTTCGGCTCGGCTGGATTCCAGGCGGCTACGGCACCCAACGACTGCCACGCGTGATTCCGTTAGGTGCTGCGCTTGAGCTGCTGTACACCGGTGGTCGCATCAATGCAGCAGAGGCCTATCGTCTGGGTTTGGTCAATCACGTGGTGCCGGCAGATCAATTAATGTCGACCTGCGAACAGATTGCCGCAGAAATTATCAAGAGCGCTCCGCTGGCCGTGCAGAAGATGAAGCAAGTCGTTATGCAGGGGCTGGATATGCCGCTGACTCAGGCTGTGAGACTTGAGAAAGAGTACTTCGATTGGCTTATGCGCACCGAAGATTCCAAAGAAGGCGCCCTGGCTTTCGCTGAAAAACGGGCACCAAACTGGAAAGCTAAATAGTCTTCAAAAACAAATATGAGAATTCACGCATGAGTGGGGCGGTGACTTTGGCTGAGCTGCAGCCGGATAGTATTGGAGAATGTCTGGCTGTTTTTATTGAAAAATTTCCGTGAGTAACGGAGGCGTTTTTTTAAGCGCAAGTATCCGAAAAACAGCGGCTCCACTTTATTCATTCAGTAATTTTTGGAAAAAAGAAATGGTCAACTTCAGCCTGCTTAAATTTATACCGAGGGTCGTCACTACGACATTTATTGTAACCCTTCTCGGTGTTAGCGTTACAGCACTGGCCGCAACGTCGCCAGAGTTGAGTCCAACCCTAATCAACAACACTCGCATCTTCAATGGTACGTCACCTAAATTATCTGAGCCAATGAGTGTGCTGATCGA
The Alteromonadaceae bacterium 2753L.S.0a.02 DNA segment above includes these coding regions:
- a CDS encoding multiple antibiotic resistance protein, translated to MGWVESFVLLFATINGMKSAILSLAMTRNADASLKRAIAFRTVMISTIVCILFALAGAAILGGLKITVEALLIAGGAILFVFALNMVIAEEKNAPADAPPPVPSLDIAAYPLAVPLMASPQGLVAIVAIEATLHQGFTREAIIDVGTLVGLILLIMAINLGILLGAERIFAKISPAILKVVMRIVGLLLCALAVQLMISGFDGLGLIPPKVESL
- a CDS encoding enoyl-CoA hydratase, which produces MNEYQFVTTEQKGNVGIVTFNRPDAMNALNEQVAMDVTDALKEFDGNSSIGCMILAGGDKAFCAGADLKWIASQDFEKAYRTDLGAYMDQVAELRKPVIAAVRGYAFGGGTEISLMCDLIIADTTAVFGLPEVTLGVIPGAGGPARLTRAVGKAKAMYYVLTGDTIKAAEAERMGMITAVTEDGKHLEEAIKVATAIACNPRLAVLAGKESVNQQAETPLIPGLKLERRLFHGLFSTPDQKEGMAAFAEKRKPEYTKY
- a CDS encoding enoyl-CoA hydratase/3-hydroxypropionyl-coenzyme A dehydratase, which produces MQKVIVEKSNGIVYVKINRPDVLNACDGDTYNAIADAWEELENDPELRVGIVSGEGRSFCVGTDIKWVKSPDAEGFVDRLYPRLLTLTKPVIAAIQGHCNGGGLEQVLAADIRVCTEDAHFGSGEVRLGWIPGGYGTQRLPRVIPLGAALELLYTGGRINAAEAYRLGLVNHVVPADQLMSTCEQIAAEIIKSAPLAVQKMKQVVMQGLDMPLTQAVRLEKEYFDWLMRTEDSKEGALAFAEKRAPNWKAK